In Flavobacteriales bacterium, a single genomic region encodes these proteins:
- a CDS encoding glycosyltransferase has translation VYDESYHQECLRLIDRLEGSIRVRILDPIAHDELKKVIKQHHVLFLPTRGENFGHIILESFMMGRPVLISDQTPWRNLESQGVGFDLALKDEQAWTKRLDFFLQMDQTHFDAMCRAAHEKYQEFCNDPEIVKASKGLFLSSE, from the coding sequence GTGTATGACGAATCCTATCACCAGGAGTGTCTGCGATTGATAGATCGCCTCGAGGGTTCTATACGGGTTCGGATTCTTGACCCTATTGCGCACGATGAGTTGAAAAAGGTCATCAAGCAACATCATGTACTTTTCCTTCCAACTCGTGGAGAGAATTTCGGTCATATCATACTTGAATCCTTCATGATGGGAAGACCGGTACTCATCTCGGATCAGACGCCATGGAGGAATCTTGAATCGCAGGGAGTGGGTTTCGATCTAGCGCTGAAGGATGAACAGGCTTGGACGAAGAGACTCGACTTCTTTCTGCAGATGGACCAAACTCATTTCGATGCGATGTGCAGAGCAGCGCATGAGAAGTATCAGGAATTCTGTAACGATCCAGAGATAGTGAAGGCGAGCAAAGGGCTATTTTTATCCAGTGAATAA